From the Deltaproteobacteria bacterium genome, one window contains:
- a CDS encoding kinase: protein MIISRTPVRISFFGGGTDYREYFEREKGAVLGTTIDKYTYVSVNRLSDFFEYKIRVGYSKAELVNDVEQIIHPSVRETLKFRKSNGNLDIHIFADLPAKTGLGSSSSFTVGFLNALYALEGKIISKQRLAEEAIHIEQRMIGENVGCQDQVHASFGGLNVIEFDKAGWSVRPVVISNEKYEYLQKSLMVFYTGITRFASEILEEQIANTKSCSKDEYLERMRETVFEAEEMISNCGAREMAEKLGALLHESWLLKKKLSRRITNDAIDGMYAKAIAAGAYGGKLAGAGGGGFLFLLAPMERQQAVREALRGLMQVDFGFENEGSKIIYMTR, encoded by the coding sequence ATGATCATATCGAGGACTCCCGTTCGGATCAGTTTCTTCGGCGGCGGAACGGACTACCGCGAATATTTCGAACGGGAAAAGGGCGCGGTCCTGGGGACGACGATCGACAAGTACACCTACGTCAGCGTGAACCGGCTCAGCGATTTCTTCGAATACAAGATCCGCGTAGGCTATTCGAAGGCCGAGCTCGTGAACGACGTGGAACAGATCATCCATCCCAGCGTCCGGGAGACGCTGAAATTCAGGAAGTCGAACGGAAATCTGGACATCCACATCTTCGCCGACCTTCCGGCGAAGACCGGCCTGGGCTCCTCCTCTTCGTTCACCGTCGGTTTCCTGAACGCACTGTACGCCCTCGAGGGGAAAATCATTTCGAAACAACGGCTGGCGGAAGAGGCGATCCACATCGAGCAGCGGATGATCGGGGAAAACGTGGGATGCCAGGACCAGGTGCACGCCTCGTTCGGCGGGCTGAACGTAATTGAATTCGACAAGGCGGGATGGTCCGTCCGCCCCGTCGTGATATCGAACGAAAAATACGAATACCTTCAGAAATCGCTGATGGTGTTCTACACGGGGATAACGCGCTTCGCATCCGAGATTCTTGAGGAGCAGATCGCGAACACGAAGTCGTGCAGCAAGGACGAGTACCTCGAAAGGATGCGGGAAACCGTTTTCGAAGCGGAAGAGATGATTTCGAATTGCGGCGCCCGGGAAATGGCGGAAAAACTGGGCGCGCTTCTGCATGAATCGTGGTTGCTGAAGAAGAAGCTTTCCCGCAGGATTACAAACGATGCCATCGACGGCATGTACGCAAAGGCGATCGCGGCCGGCGCTTACGGCGGCAAGCTTGCCGGAGCGGGAGGGGGCGGCTTCCTCTTCCTGCTTGCCCCCATGGAAAGGCAGCAGGCCGTCCGTGAAGCGCTGCGCGGGCTGATGCAGGTGGATTTCGGGTTCGAAAACGAAGGCTCGAAGATCATCTACATGACGCGCTGA
- a CDS encoding NAD-dependent epimerase/dehydratase family protein, giving the protein MIMEKVLVTGGAGYIGSILVPVLLGRGYGVTVLDSLMYGQHSLLDCCADPNFDFIKGDICDEGLVASLLPKFDVVIPLAAIVGAPACKKNPSVTHMVNLDAQLRIVKMLSASQKAVFPTTNSGYGIGEKDNFCTEESPLRPVSQYGKDKVEVERAFLDKGCAVTLRLATVFGTSPRMRTDLLVNDFVLKALKDRSIVLFEENFRRNYIHIRDVAKTFLFAIERYDTMKGQPYNVG; this is encoded by the coding sequence ATGATCATGGAAAAGGTTCTTGTCACAGGCGGGGCGGGATACATCGGCTCGATCCTCGTCCCGGTCCTGTTGGGAAGGGGATACGGGGTAACCGTGCTCGATTCCCTGATGTACGGCCAGCATTCCCTTCTCGATTGCTGCGCGGATCCGAACTTCGATTTCATCAAGGGGGACATCTGCGACGAGGGTCTTGTGGCCTCCCTCCTGCCGAAGTTCGACGTCGTCATCCCTCTCGCGGCCATCGTGGGGGCGCCGGCCTGCAAGAAGAACCCGTCCGTTACGCATATGGTCAACCTCGACGCACAGCTTCGGATCGTGAAAATGCTTTCGGCTTCCCAGAAGGCGGTTTTTCCCACCACCAACAGCGGCTACGGAATCGGCGAGAAGGACAATTTCTGCACGGAGGAAAGTCCGCTGCGTCCGGTTTCGCAGTACGGAAAGGACAAGGTCGAAGTCGAGAGGGCGTTCCTGGACAAGGGTTGCGCCGTCACGCTTCGGTTGGCCACGGTCTTCGGCACGAGCCCGCGGATGCGTACGGACCTCCTCGTGAACGATTTCGTCCTGAAGGCCTTGAAGGACCGGTCCATCGTCCTGTTCGAGGAGAATTTCCGCAGGAACTACATACATATCAGGGACGTGGCGAAAACGTTCCTTTTCGCGATCGAGAGATACGATACAATGAAAGGTCAGCCGTACAACGTGGGCTT
- a CDS encoding glycosyltransferase family 1 protein — protein sequence MRVVKDLSIEVPGTNAHYFKLDELATGDGRDVLYYGYNFMESGRAPECGADGGRKIYLNVTMPTEFCSRQPTEADGRFDEVYGICPYTIRWLNGIRGGNKYRDIFYPFNEADIPAPQDKLYDVCYHGGIHGERYSGMLKIMRKFNYRYMTQTHGINKFTKKHLKYATDTNLTNDGKLRLIARCRISICFNTFDIRNDDDVANIKARKNWRDNEAFRHIEDLGIAPQFKSRCNEAAFSRTLNLVKKDPWNVIERYYTPGEDFVYFEDLDELEWKIRDMLDHWDRYRPMIESAYEKSLNYTCRHLYRIIESSQSWQGKP from the coding sequence TTGAGAGTAGTCAAGGACCTTTCGATAGAAGTTCCCGGGACCAACGCCCACTATTTCAAGCTGGACGAGCTGGCGACGGGGGACGGCCGGGATGTTCTGTATTACGGCTACAATTTCATGGAAAGCGGACGCGCCCCGGAATGCGGCGCGGACGGCGGAAGAAAGATCTATCTTAACGTCACCATGCCGACGGAGTTCTGCAGCAGGCAGCCCACCGAAGCCGACGGCAGGTTCGACGAGGTCTACGGGATTTGCCCGTACACGATCCGGTGGCTGAACGGCATCCGGGGCGGGAACAAGTACAGGGACATCTTCTATCCTTTCAACGAAGCGGACATCCCGGCGCCGCAGGATAAGCTTTACGACGTCTGCTACCATGGCGGGATCCACGGCGAAAGATATTCGGGAATGCTGAAGATCATGAGGAAGTTCAACTACCGGTACATGACCCAGACGCACGGGATCAACAAGTTCACGAAGAAACACCTGAAGTACGCCACGGATACGAATCTGACCAACGACGGGAAGCTGCGGCTTATCGCCCGATGCAGGATCTCCATCTGCTTCAACACTTTCGATATCAGGAACGACGACGACGTCGCCAACATCAAGGCGAGAAAAAACTGGCGGGACAACGAAGCGTTCCGCCACATCGAGGATTTGGGGATCGCGCCCCAGTTCAAATCGAGGTGCAACGAAGCGGCTTTTTCGAGGACGTTGAACCTGGTGAAAAAAGACCCGTGGAACGTGATCGAACGTTACTACACGCCGGGCGAGGATTTCGTCTATTTCGAGGACCTCGATGAACTGGAGTGGAAGATACGGGACATGCTGGACCATTGGGACCGCTATCGCCCAATGATCGAAAGCGCATATGAAAAATCCCTGAATTACACTTGCCGGCATTTATATCGCATAATCGAAAGCAGCCAATCCTGGCAGGGGAAGCCATGA
- a CDS encoding nucleotidyltransferase family protein, with the protein MEKIDAIILAGGLGTRLKGTVSGLPKALAPVGGKPFLDILLRFLDRSGIVGKAILAVGYMSDKIVERYRDAGSFGFEIVFSVEKELLGTGGAVKLALMNSESENVLVLNGDSYVEADLGEMAAAHAERRASLTMVVKEVEDASRYGRVRMDSCLRVVSFEEKRPGLGGGYINAGIYLLRRSLFDGVEGGKVLSMERDLLPAFLDDAVYGFVSRGRFIDIGIPETYFQAGEYLKGIDP; encoded by the coding sequence ATGGAGAAGATCGACGCGATCATACTGGCCGGAGGGCTCGGGACCAGGCTGAAAGGGACGGTGAGCGGCCTGCCGAAAGCTCTCGCCCCGGTCGGCGGGAAGCCGTTCCTCGACATACTTCTCCGCTTCCTCGACCGGAGCGGAATCGTGGGCAAGGCGATCCTGGCCGTGGGATACATGTCGGACAAGATAGTCGAGCGGTACAGGGACGCCGGGTCATTCGGCTTCGAAATCGTTTTCTCGGTGGAAAAGGAACTGTTGGGCACGGGCGGGGCCGTCAAGCTGGCGCTCATGAATTCGGAATCCGAAAACGTCCTCGTGCTGAACGGAGACTCGTACGTCGAGGCCGACCTCGGTGAAATGGCCGCCGCGCACGCGGAAAGGCGCGCCTCCCTGACGATGGTGGTCAAGGAGGTCGAAGATGCGAGCCGGTACGGCAGGGTCCGGATGGATTCCTGCCTCCGCGTGGTTTCCTTCGAGGAGAAGCGGCCCGGCCTCGGCGGCGGATACATCAACGCCGGCATTTACCTGCTCCGGCGGAGCCTGTTCGACGGAGTGGAGGGCGGAAAGGTGCTGTCGATGGAGAGGGACCTTCTTCCCGCATTCCTGGATGATGCGGTGTACGGATTCGTAAGCCGTGGGAGGTTCATAGACATCGGCATCCCGGAAACGTACTTCCAGGCTGGAGAATATCTCAAGGGGATCGACCCCTGA